The following proteins come from a genomic window of Diceros bicornis minor isolate mBicDic1 chromosome 4, mDicBic1.mat.cur, whole genome shotgun sequence:
- the LOC131400927 gene encoding guanylate-binding protein 4-like, whose protein sequence is MPVGSQEQRKGAGVLSSLHGSMGLREDNLFFKNPRTLYFCWLGTLVVTYVKAINSGTVPCLENAVITLAQCENSAAVQKAADHYSEQMTQQVRLPTVTLQELLDVHAACEGEATAIFVKHSFKDDKQEVQKKLLGTIEKKKKDFLLQNEEASVKYCQAELRQFSKPLLENISRGTFCVPGGHSLYLKARKKVERDYELVPRKGVKANEVLQSFLQSLAAIEESIQQADRALTEAEKVMAAERAKNQAAGKELEQLRQELRKLQQKRDDQKRIFKECIARQKEKEKEREKHQRQREGTQNKWKDQSEGFKKKSQFNNNGNQPKKENGNGTNDCPLVVLVILPITVMCMVCLRLLAL, encoded by the exons AcaatttattcttcaaaaatcCACGGACTCTCTACTTCTGCT GGCTAGGGACTCTGGTGGTGACCTACGTAAAGGCCATCAACAGTGGAACAGTTCCTTGTCTGGAAAATGCAGTGATCACTCTGGCCCAGTGTGAGAACTCAGCAGCCGTGCAGAAGGCAGCCGACCACTACAGTGAGCAGATGACCCAGCAAGTGAGGTTGCCCACAGTCACGCTCCAGGAGCTGCTAGATGTGCATGCAGCCTGTGAGGGGGAAGCCACTGCAATCTTCGTGAAGCACTCCTTCAAGGATGACAAGCAGGAGGTCCAGAAGAAGCTCCTG GGTAccatagagaaaaagaagaaggatttCTTGCTGCAGAATGAAGAGGCATCTGTCAAATATTGCCAAGCTGAGCTTAGGCAGTTTTCAAAGCCCCTGCTGGAAAATATTTCCAGAGGAACTTTCTGTGTGCCTGGAGGACACAGTCTCTACTTAAAAGCAAGGAAGAAGGTTGAACGGGACTATGAGCTGGTGCCCAGGAAAGGAGTCAAG GCGAACGAGGTCCTCCAGAGCTTCCTGCAGTCACTGGCAGCAATAGAGGAATCCATCCAGCAGGCAGACAGAGCCCTCACTGAGGCAGAGAAGGTCATGGCAG CTGAGCGTGCCAAGAATCAGGCAGCTGGGAAGGAACTAGAGCAGCTAAGACAGGAACTGAGGAAACTGCAGCAAAAAAGGGACGATCAAAAGAGAATCTTCAAAGAATGTATAGCCCgacagaaagagaaggagaaggaaagagaaaagcatcAGAGACAGCGGGAAGGGACGCAGAACAAGTGGAAG GACCAAAGTGaaggatttaaaaagaaatctcagtTCAATAACAACGGAAATCAACcaaaaaaagagaatggaaatGGTACAAACGATTGCCCTTTAGTGGTTTTAGTGATCCTTCCTATAACTGTGATGTGTATGGTATGCCTGAGACTTCTTGCATTATGA